A single region of the Rhipicephalus microplus isolate Deutch F79 chromosome 10, USDA_Rmic, whole genome shotgun sequence genome encodes:
- the LOC142774675 gene encoding uncharacterized protein LOC142774675 isoform X1, producing the protein MTRRRTTEPQLFGVRRSRRLAGLPPTTVVMTQSEGQEATASTSRQSTLTTPRHHYMEPRPFAGMAGEDVDAWLTHYKRVSRYNHWNSIDQLQNVALFLTDTALMWYENHEEPLTTWALFAQELKKCFGDSDSKKKSAERTLAGRTQTPGETCTAYIEDVLKLCKIINPQMSEEDRVGHLLKGIAEDVYNFLIGRDDLTSASDVQRQCRTFEKLKTRRIAPKFGRLANVTMVASFDVSPPTDLAATIRAILREELQRQGGRVDETIPHPPTNPPYYTAAPSAPLPPSLCVADISEIGNPRPRRDSFAADQRYGQRLRHGPSTQRWAAPAQQARHRPFTAERSQHWFSERPLPVCYNCGFEGHIARYCNYRQPPRYDRSPRFNRSGLTRAPTFPGSASYEIPGPLRNQSPASDRSVTPPPAPRANRSPSPRRRHSSPLTEN; encoded by the coding sequence atgacacgtcgacgtaccacggagccacagctgttcggagttcgccggagccgtcgtcttgccggtctgccgccgacaacagtcgtcatgacccagagcgaaggtcaggaagcaaccgcctcgacttcgcgcCAATCTACACTGACTACACCtcggcatcactacatggaaccccgcccgttcgcgggaatggcaggagaagatgtggacgcgtggctaacgcactacaaaagggtgagccggtacaatcactggaactctatcgatcagcttcaaaacgtcgcgctgtttctcacggacactgcactgatgtggtatgaaaaccacgaagagcccttgacaacatgggctctttttgctcaagaactcaagaagtgttttggtgactccgactcaaaaaagaaaagcgcggagcggactcttgctggaagaaCCCAGACTCccggagaaacctgcactgcttatatagaggacgtccttaagctttgcaagattataaacccgcagatgtccgaagaagacagggtcggacacctattgaaaggcatagcggaagacgtttacaattttctgataggcagggatgacctcacctctgcctccgacgtccaacgccaatgccgcacgtttgaaaaattgaagactcgtcgcatcgccccgaaatttggtaggctggcaaatgtgacaatggTTGCCAGcttcgacgtgagcccgcccaccgaccttgcggctactattcgggcaattttgcgtgaagagctgcagcgacaaggtggcagggtcgacgaaaccattcctcatccacctaccaatccaccctactacacggcggcaccatcagctcctttgccaccatcgttatgtgtggcagacatcagcgaaattggaaatccgaggccacgtcgtgactcattcgcggccgaccagcgatatggccaacgccttcggcacggcccctccacacagaggtgggcagcccccgctcagcaagctcgtcaccgacccttcacagctgagcggtctcagcattggttcagcgagcgtcctctaccagtctgctacaactgtggcttcgaaggacacattgccaggtattgcaactaccggcagccgccaaggtacgaccgatcaccgagatttaaccgttctggccttacccgagcaccgacattcccgggaagcgcgtcttacgagatcccaggaccgctacgaaaccaatctccggcctctgaccgcagtgtgacaccaccacctgcccctcgcgccaaccgatcaccgtctcctcggcgccgccactcctcgcctcttacggaaaactag
- the LOC142774675 gene encoding THAP domain-containing protein 2-like isoform X2, with the protein MVSSCVAFGCTNRAKQKPRITFHVFPKDKTLRDAWQRAVRRDGWEPKNADVLCSEHFEANCLDRTGQTTRLRPGSIPTIFPTFPAHLQKPVKRKREAPKGRTALSPVVSAEAAVEMPSEPSSPAKDWYRFKAEESAHEVLQLKKKVKTLQQSKRRLSERCDASENLIKELKERKLLSEKGLEVFEATFRRSGVPNLWDS; encoded by the exons ATGGTGAGCTCGTGTGTCGCCTTCGGCTGCACTAATCGTGCGAAGCAGAAGCCAAgaatcacttttcacgt GTTTCCGAAAGACAAGACGCTGCGTGACGCATGGCAGCGTGCTGTTCGAAGGGATGGCTGGGAGCCTAAGAATGCGGACGTTCTCTGCTCGGAGCACTTTGAAGCCAACTGCTTGGACAGGACGGGCCAAACGACCAGACTGCGACCAGGGAGCATTCCTACCATTTTTCCTACGTTCCCTGCGCATCTCCAGAAACCA gtgAAAAGAAAGCGAGAGGCCCCTAAGGGTCGGACTGCGCTGTCACCTGTCGTCAGTGctgaggcagcggttgaaatgccATCTGAGCCTTCTTCGCCGGCGAAGGATTGGTACCGTTTCAAGGCAGAGGAGTCTGCACATGAGGTTCTCCAACTAAAGAAGAAAGTTAAGACACTGCAGCAATCCAAAAGAAGGCTAAGCGAGCGGTGTGATGCGTCAGAAAATTTGATCAAGGAGCTAAAAGAGAGGAAACTTTTGTCAGAAAAAGGCCTTGAGGTCTTTGAAGCAACTTTTAGGAGATCAGGAGTCCCAAATTTGTGGGACTCCTGA
- the LOC119178563 gene encoding uncharacterized protein LOC119178563, translated as MPTCFVPGCTSGYRSNPEKRHFFAPPSDPELLERWRRAIPRADKLLSKTCKVCDVHFQPADITKTYKHIINGEVVEVERGAWALKSGVVPTQFPNLPSYLSSARKRRRSPKKRVSACRRAETVSCHPPPEEPNELPSHCESTDLAYIIENSASLRLPRNWQLSIVEDEPENSRQAVFYETGMSAGVFSIMKSVVIRENLTYVISANGKLLHESLVDVRARSQKDVEAIVQIVHSMKFCLGCTRSEVSGSGKSAEGSEAVHHKDCTVLTNADKGMCAMCVGVAKILKKKALSKQPRKNVAVAASILRKRLIRATAARERKKAEVQRLSIKLKNAFVNTVDDIVKDLPEPQKMALRAAIMQQAAKSPRGHRYTTEWLMVCLLLRLTSPKCYRTLSDMKVLPLPSINRLTQLLRGLPCEYGMNKFALESIKLHMNGKPEHHTYGSIIIDEIKLRETTEFNRTSYSFDGFVNYGDVSSTNSDELADHALVVMFNPMFAPWIQPVAAYATKGAAPGWILAKIVISTVLQLHQYGAKVLAVISDGAGSNKSMWTHLGVNGKPEDPKCKIEHPCLPDASLHFICDVPHIMKCIRNHLMKHKYAQIGNNQVSYEHYVRLYEAEKKANIRVVPKLTEYHVKPQALQKMNVRLATQLFSRSVAIGLKVYRQLKVPGFSDSAGTEAFTKLLNDVFDILNAKVPAAGIRRDSPKIKVLADFLKMMNDTESIRNLKQFASTQTMESFCVTLMSVLSLYEFLHSRGVSYVLTASLNQDPLERFFGLVRSFGGDEDHPTVTNFGQLFRLLSLYTPVKLAVKGNCEGGNDQVLLSAFDSLGEKRREALQKKKRSQGRGVEATETHTIP; from the exons ATGCCGACGTGTTTTGTGCCTGGGTGCACAAGCGGATATAGGAGTAACCCCGAAAAGCGGCACTTTTTTGCCCCACCGTCGGACCCCGAGCTTCTTGAGAGGTGGCGAAGGGCCATTCCCCGCGCTGATAAGTTGCTCAGCAAAACATGCAAGGTGTGCGACGTTCACTTTCAGCCGGCAGACATCACGAAAACATATAAGCATATCATCAATGGTGAAGTGGTGGAGGTTGAGCGGGGTGCATGGGCTCTGAAAAGTGGTGTCGTTCCGACGCAATTCCCGAACTTACCCAGCTATCTGTCTTCTGCACGGAAGAGGCGGCGGTCGCCGAAAAAGAGAGTAAGTGCTTGTCGGCGTGCAGAGACTGTGTCTTGCCACCCACCTCCCGAAGAGCCAAATGAGCTTCCGAGTCATTGCGAGAGCACTGATCTCGCGTACATTATCGAGAACAGTGCCTCACTGCGGCTACCTCGGAATTGGCAGTTGTCAATTGTGGAAGATGAGCCAGAGAACAGCCGGCAAGCAGTTTTCTACGAGACAGGGATGAGCGCAGGTGTTTTCTCTATCATGAAGAGCGTTGTGATACGAGAAAATCTTACGTACGTTATTTCAGCCAACGGAAAACTGCTGCACGAGTCGCTTGTTGACGTGCGGGCACGCTCCCAGAAAGACGTTGAAGCGATAGTGCAAATTGTGCACAGTATGAAATTCTGTCTTGGGTGCACCCGCAGTGAGGTCAGCGGTTCCGGAAAATCTGCAGAAGGAAGTGAAGCTGTGCACCACAAAGACTGTACAGTTTTGACAAATGCTGACAAAGGAATGTGTGCCATGTGTGTTGGCGTGGCAAAAATACTGAAGAAAAAGGCTCTGTCAAAGCAGCCGAGGAAAAATGTGGCTGTTGCAGCCAGCATACTCAGAAAGCGTCTCATACGTGCCACTGCTGCCAGAGAGCGCAAAAAGGCTGAAGTCCAAAGACTGAGCATTAAGCTGAAGAATGCTTTTGTAAATACTGTTGATGACATTGTGAAAGACTTGCCTGAGCCTCAGAAAATGGCCCTGCGTGCTGCCATAATGCAGCAAGCAGCTAAGTCGCCACGTGGCCACAGGTACACGACAGAGTGGCTCATGGTGTGCTTGCTGCTGAGACTAACGAGCCCCAAGTGCTACAGGACGCTCTCTGATATGAAGGTTCTTCCCCTTCCTAGCATTAATCGCCTCACACAGTTGCTCAGGGGTCTGCCATGCGAATATGGCATGAATAAATTTGCCTTGGAGTCTATCAAGCTTCATATGAATGGAAAGCCAGAGCACCATACATATGGCTCAATCATCATCGATGAGATTAAACTGAGAGAGACCACAGAGTTTAACAGAACATCTTACAGCTTTGATGGTTTTGTCAATTACGGGGACGTATCCAGCACAAACTCAGATGAGCTGGCAGATCACGCTTTGGTTGTGATGTTTAACCCAATGTTCGCACCATGGATTCAACCAGTTGCAGCATATGCAACTAAAGGAGCGGCACCTGGCTGGATTTTAGCTAAGATTGTAATAAGTACAGTTTTGCAGCTCCATCAGTATGGCGCAAAAGTGCTGGCAGTCATCAGTGATGGTGCCGGGAGCAACAAATCCATGTGGACACACCTCGGTGTCAACGGCAAGCCTGAAGACCCCAAGTGCAAGATTGAACATCCTTGTCTACCAGATGCATCCCTGCACTTCATTTGTGATGTTCCCCACATAATGAAGTGCATTAGAAATCATCTGATGAAGCACAAATATGCCCAG ATAGGAAACAACCAAGTAAGCTATGAGCATTACGTGCGGCTGTATGAGGctgaaaagaaagcaaacattcgAGTTGTTCCAAAACTCACCGAGTACCACGTTAAACCCCAGGCACTCCAGAAAATGAATGTCCGTTTAGCCACTCAG CTTTTCAGCCGAAGTGTTGCTATTGGCTTGAAGGTGTACAGGCAGCTGAAAGTTCCTGGCTTCAGTGACAGTGCCGGAACTGAAGCATTTACGAAACTTCTGAATGATGTTTTCGACATCCTCAATGCCAAGGTCCCAGCAGCTGGAATCAGACGAGACTCTCCCAAGATTAAG GTCTTGGCAGACTTTTTGAAAATGATGAATGACACTGAATCAATCCGAAATTTGAAGCAGTTTGCATCCACCCAGACAATGGAATCTTTTTGTGTCACCCTCATGTCAGTGCTCTCTTTATATGAGTTCCTACACAGCCGGGGTGTCAGTTACGTGCTTACAGCAAGCTTGAATCAAGATCCCCTTGAG agGTTCTTTGGACTTGTCAGATCA